CTGAAATATCTTCGACATAAAATTCGGGAACGGGAGTGACGGGAAGCGTTTCGCGCCGCGTTTGCAAAATACGCGGTTTCATATTCGCCAGAGCTTTGAGAGGCGCGAGGGCCAGCAAGGCGAAGTCGGCCAGCAGACTTTTTAAAAATTGTTTGCGCGTCAACTGCATGGGAGCCGAGACCGCGCCTGTCCGGCGAGGTCGTAACGATTAAAATATCATCCGGCAAGGGACCGCCCTTTTGAAGGGGGCGCCTTGCCGGACGTTTTCAATTACAACAGGAATCCCCGTCCGAGGGCGCTTCGGTCTCGGGATCGGTGATCGTGAAATGGCCTGCGTAGGGAGCGTCGCCAAGAATTTTGACGGTCGCCTCATCGACCTCGACGTCTTCGCCGACGCGAAACTCCTGACCGTTGCAGACGATGCTTTCAAATGGGCCGTTGTAGGCCGCCATCAGCGAACTGCAACAGGACGATTCGCCGGGATCGGGCGCATAAGCTGTCAGCGTGTAGGAGTAAAATTTAATGCCCTCGATGATTTTCCACAAATAATCTTTTTTGAGGGAGATGCCGTGAAAGCCGATGGCGCGGGTCATGTCGATGAATTCTTTCAGGGTCATCGCGCCGGACGCGCATTCTCCCCAGAGTTCCCGGTTGTCCCGCATATGCTGAGGCGCGGCGCGATCTGAAATGATGTCCGCAATGACAAAGCGTCCGCCGGGTTTTAAAATTCGTTTGATTTCCTTGAAGACCTCGGCTTTGCTGACTGAAAGATTGAGTACGCAATTGGAGGTCACGAGGTTCGCCGCGTCGTCTTCGACGGGAATTTTCTCCAGGAAACCCTGCTTGAATTCGACGTTGCCATAGCCCAGGTTCTTCGCGACCTTTTCGGCGTTGAGACTCGCTTTTTTCAGCATCGCTTCGGTCATGTCCACGCCAATGACGCGACCGGAAGCTCCGACCAGTTTGGATGCGATGAAGCAGTCGATGCCGCCGCCAGACCCAAGATCGACCATGGTTTCTCCCTGACGCAGACCGGCGCGGTCGACGGGACTTCCGCATCCGTAAGAGATCGCACGGACTTCTTCCGGGATATGGGACAGATTACTTTCATCGTATTCAGCGGGGCAACACAAGCTGTCCTGCGCTTCGAGCGCGGCTTTCGAATAAAAATCTCGCACGTCTTCGCGTGTGACCTTGGAGTCTTCCTGCTCGTCGCAACAGCTGGATTCGGACATGACGGTATTCCTTTCAGACATAATTGTTAGGGATGATTTTTTAATTCCAGTTTGATTCGGGTCTTGGCTTCATCGGTCAGGCGACGGTCTTCGCCTGCGGGATCGTCTTCCCTGCCGATGCGATGCGCCAGGTTCCGGATGATGAGCATTTGATTGACATAAAACCGGCAAAATTTACACATCGCCAGATGAATTTTAACGCGCAGGCGCTTGCCCAGGGGAAGCGGATGGTCGAGCGATTCCGACAGCAACGGAGAGGTGTCCTCACAGGTCATTTTAAACAATTTCATCATGGCGTTCATCATAATGGGTCGCCCCGGTTTTCGAACCATTTCGCTTCAAGACAGAGTTTGAGCTGGTTGCGGGCGCGATGGAGAATGACCCACAGATTGGTCGGCTTGATATCGAATTCATTACAGATTTCAGAGGAATTCATCTGCTCCAGCTCTTTAAGTATGAATATCTTGCGAAATTTTTCGGGCAAGCCCTCCATGCAGGTTTTAAGCGCTATGGCCAGTTGAGCGTTTTCAGTCGCTTTCTCCGGGTCCAGTCCCCAGTCTTTTGGGAAAATTTTCCAGTGACCGGAGGCGTCGTATTCGATCGGGTCGGAAGCATCTTCCGCCGACAGGTCGAATCCTTGCAGGCGTTTGGACTGCCGGAAATGATCCATGATCTTGTGTTTCATGATACCAAAGAGCCAGCTCTTTTCCGTCGATTTACCGGCGAAATTATCCTGCGCCTGCAAAGCCGCGAGCAGAGTCGTCTGGACAATTTCTTCCGCCGTGTCCGGATTTTTAACGCGGACGAGGGCGTAGCGATACATCATGTCGCCGTAACGGTCGACCCAGTGTTCGCTATCTAGTTGCGGCATCGCATCGCATGGAATCTTTAGATGGCGTCAGCGCTGGAGTGGATAGGTCAAGACGCATTATGCCGGTCCGCTTTTTGCCCATCGTTCTTTGAACGCCAATTCGACAAACTGTTTGAAACAGGATTTTGCCAGGCGGAGCGGATTGAAGGATATATCGAGGGGACGATCGGCCAGTTTGAAATCTTCAGCGCGTAAAAGTT
This window of the Candidatus Nitrohelix vancouverensis genome carries:
- a CDS encoding sigma-70 family RNA polymerase sigma factor, translating into MPQLDSEHWVDRYGDMMYRYALVRVKNPDTAEEIVQTTLLAALQAQDNFAGKSTEKSWLFGIMKHKIMDHFRQSKRLQGFDLSAEDASDPIEYDASGHWKIFPKDWGLDPEKATENAQLAIALKTCMEGLPEKFRKIFILKELEQMNSSEICNEFDIKPTNLWVILHRARNQLKLCLEAKWFENRGDPL
- a CDS encoding zf-HC2 domain-containing protein is translated as MMKLFKMTCEDTSPLLSESLDHPLPLGKRLRVKIHLAMCKFCRFYVNQMLIIRNLAHRIGREDDPAGEDRRLTDEAKTRIKLELKNHP
- a CDS encoding methyltransferase domain-containing protein — its product is MSESSCCDEQEDSKVTREDVRDFYSKAALEAQDSLCCPAEYDESNLSHIPEEVRAISYGCGSPVDRAGLRQGETMVDLGSGGGIDCFIASKLVGASGRVIGVDMTEAMLKKASLNAEKVAKNLGYGNVEFKQGFLEKIPVEDDAANLVTSNCVLNLSVSKAEVFKEIKRILKPGGRFVIADIISDRAAPQHMRDNRELWGECASGAMTLKEFIDMTRAIGFHGISLKKDYLWKIIEGIKFYSYTLTAYAPDPGESSCCSSLMAAYNGPFESIVCNGQEFRVGEDVEVDEATVKILGDAPYAGHFTITDPETEAPSDGDSCCN